Proteins from a genomic interval of Oceanispirochaeta crateris:
- a CDS encoding cytidine deaminase, which yields MQQNEIAQVLFSKAKTFIENRYPTGWGGAAVLRTVNNNFLISIAIETCNAGASLCIETGAICEAHKLDEAVTHSICVVRDSEKSEYKVLTPCGICQERLMYWDDVYVGVTDSDSPLKLVPLRDLQPFHWSKAYDKKDMEFYSNR from the coding sequence ATGCAACAAAATGAGATAGCCCAGGTCCTATTCTCAAAAGCTAAAACTTTTATTGAAAATCGCTATCCAACGGGATGGGGAGGAGCTGCCGTATTACGAACAGTTAACAATAACTTCTTGATTAGCATCGCTATAGAAACATGCAACGCAGGGGCATCCCTTTGTATCGAAACTGGGGCTATTTGTGAAGCTCATAAATTGGATGAAGCAGTCACTCATTCTATTTGCGTTGTGAGGGATTCAGAAAAATCAGAATATAAGGTTTTAACTCCCTGTGGCATCTGCCAGGAAAGACTCATGTATTGGGATGATGTATACGTAGGAGTCACGGACTCTGATTCTCCACTGAAACTAGTCCCTCTCCGGGATCTTCAACCATTTCATTGGTCAAAGGCCTATGACAAAAAAGACATGGAGTTCTATTCTAACAGATAG
- a CDS encoding DUF4491 family protein, giving the protein MYIDGLAIGFLAFMIIGVLHPVVIKGEYFFGVKIWPLFLVLGLLSCGLAVILNIETLRSGFGILGFSLLWSIGELFHQKQRVEKGWFPMNPKRKSEYNVTKDGIQ; this is encoded by the coding sequence ATGTATATTGATGGCTTAGCGATAGGTTTTTTAGCATTTATGATCATAGGTGTACTTCATCCAGTCGTTATTAAAGGTGAATACTTCTTTGGAGTTAAGATATGGCCTTTATTCCTGGTTCTTGGATTATTATCATGCGGCCTTGCTGTCATTTTAAATATTGAGACACTACGATCAGGATTCGGGATTCTTGGTTTTTCTTTATTATGGAGTATCGGTGAATTATTCCATCAAAAACAAAGAGTAGAAAAAGGTTGGTTTCCAATGAATCCAAAAAGGAAATCTGAATATAATGTCACAAAAGATGGGATTCAATAG
- a CDS encoding sulfite exporter TauE/SafE family protein, whose translation MIKIIMISISVFAIGLIMTMSGRGGGNFYVPLLVIAGLGMHQAATMGQFILMIAAITGMFVFNKKKMVDWKLALVIDPPTDIMAFVGGYFSNYISGATLKIVLSGFLVLAGIFMLIKVKERPIHTEKQFGYWHRKFGEEEYVVNLWYTIPITALAGLVAGSVGISGGSFKIPLMVLLCGVPMHIAVGTSTAMVAATAIMGFLGHTMRGHFEPQFAIPLAIAAILAGIFGGKLAIKTNPKYLKRIFAITTFLAAIVMIINVLSM comes from the coding sequence ATGATAAAGATAATAATGATCAGTATATCGGTTTTTGCCATTGGCCTTATCATGACCATGTCTGGCAGGGGTGGAGGCAATTTCTATGTACCATTGCTTGTTATTGCCGGATTAGGAATGCATCAGGCTGCGACCATGGGACAGTTTATTCTTATGATTGCAGCCATAACCGGAATGTTTGTGTTTAACAAGAAGAAAATGGTTGATTGGAAACTTGCTTTGGTTATTGATCCGCCAACAGATATAATGGCATTTGTGGGAGGATACTTTTCCAATTATATCAGCGGGGCTACATTAAAAATTGTGCTATCAGGCTTTCTTGTCTTAGCTGGAATATTTATGCTTATCAAGGTTAAGGAAAGGCCTATTCATACTGAGAAACAATTTGGTTATTGGCATAGAAAGTTTGGAGAAGAAGAATATGTCGTCAACTTGTGGTATACAATTCCAATCACGGCACTGGCTGGTTTAGTAGCAGGTTCTGTTGGTATTTCCGGTGGTTCATTCAAAATACCCTTAATGGTATTGCTATGTGGTGTCCCTATGCATATTGCTGTCGGTACATCCACAGCAATGGTTGCAGCAACGGCAATAATGGGTTTTTTAGGGCATACCATGCGGGGACACTTTGAACCTCAATTTGCCATCCCCTTAGCCATTGCAGCCATACTAGCCGGAATTTTCGGTGGAAAATTGGCGATTAAAACAAACCCCAAATATCTAAAACGGATTTTTGCTATTACAACATTTCTAGCCGCAATAGTCATGATAATAAATGTGCTGTCAATGTAA
- a CDS encoding GNAT family N-acetyltransferase has protein sequence MNENQPSEYGQISWSTHENKILVVHRLSVHPDSQGKGIARIFMNFIKTFAQKEKYLFIRLDAYSENIAALKLYERMGYQRLGQIFIPFKDSTFYCFNKIIQK, from the coding sequence ATGAACGAAAACCAACCCTCAGAGTATGGTCAGATTTCCTGGTCTACTCATGAGAATAAGATTTTAGTCGTACATCGATTATCTGTACATCCTGATTCGCAAGGAAAAGGAATTGCAAGAATATTCATGAATTTTATAAAGACTTTTGCTCAAAAGGAAAAATATTTATTTATCAGATTAGATGCTTATAGTGAAAATATTGCAGCCTTAAAGTTGTATGAAAGAATGGGCTACCAAAGGTTAGGACAAATATTTATTCCCTTTAAGGATTCTACATTTTATTGTTTCAATAAGATAATACAGAAATGA